In the genome of Chrysemys picta bellii isolate R12L10 chromosome 17, ASM1138683v2, whole genome shotgun sequence, one region contains:
- the LOC135976251 gene encoding LOW QUALITY PROTEIN: ferritin light chain, oocyte isoform-like (The sequence of the model RefSeq protein was modified relative to this genomic sequence to represent the inferred CDS: deleted 1 base in 1 codon): protein MSSQIRQNYDPESEAGTNRLVNQLLRASYSYQSLGYFFDRDDVALAHFSEFFRHLSGEKREQAERLLGFQNRRGGRILLQAIQKPEQDEWGNGAAAMDFALKLEKTVNQALLDLHKVATSHTDPHMCHFLETHYLDEEVKLLKKLGDHVTNLRRVGAPEAGLGEYLFDRLTLGDSS, encoded by the exons ATGAGCTCCCAGATCCGCCAGAACTACGACCCCGAGAGCGAAGCCGGCACCAACCGCCTGGTGAACCAGCTACTGCGAGCCAGTTACAGCTACCAGTCCCTG ggctaTTTCTTCGACCGGGACGATGTGGCGCTGGCCCATTTCTCCGAGTTCTTCCGGCACCTGTCGGGTGAGAAGCGGGAACAGGCCGAGCGGCTGCTGGGCTTCCAGAACCGCCGG GGGGGCCGCATCCTGCTGCAGGCCATCCAG aaaCCGGAGCAGGACGAGTGGGGGAACGGGGCGGCCGCCATGGACTTCGCCCTGAAGCTGGAGAAAACCGTCAACCAGGCGCTGCTGGACCTGCACAAGGTGGCCACGAGCCACACGGACCCACAC atGTGCCATTTCCTGGAGACCCACTACCTGGACGAGGAGGTGAAGCTCCTGAAGAAACTGGGCGACCACGTGACCAACCTGCGGCGCGTGGGGGCGCCCGAGGCGGGGCTGGGCGAGTATCTCTTCGACCGGCTCACCCTGGGCGACAGCAGCTGA
- the LOC101942276 gene encoding ferritin light chain-like, whose product MSSQIRQNYDPESEAGTNRLVNQLLRASYSYQSLGYFFDRDDVALAHFSEFFRHLSGEKREQAERLLGFQNRRGGRILLQAIQKPEQDEWGNGAAAMDFALKLEKTVNQALLDLHKVAMSHADPHMCDFLETHYLDEEVKLLKKLGDHVTNLRRVGAPEAGLGEYLFDRLTLDDSS is encoded by the exons ATGAGCTCCCAGATCCGCCAGAACTACGACCCCGAGAGCGAAGCCGGCACCAACCGCCTGGTGAACCAGCTACTGCGAGCCAGTTACAGCTACCAGTCCCTG ggctaTTTCTTCGACCGGGACGATGTGGCGCTGGCCCATTTCTCCGAGTTCTTCCGGCACCTGTCGGGCGAGAAGCGGGAACAGGCCGAGCGGCTGCTGGGCTTCCAGAACCGCCGGGGGGGCCGCATCCTGCTGCAGGCCATCCAG aaACCGGAGCAGGACGAGTGGGGGAACGGGGCGGCCGCCATGGACTTCGCCCTGAAGCTGGAGAAAACCGTCAACCAGGCGCTGCTGGACCTGCACAAGGTGGCCATGAGCCACGCGGACCCCCAC atgtGCGATTTCCTGGAGACCCACTACCTGGACGAGGAGGTGAAGCTCCTGAAGAAACTGGGTGACCACGTGACCAACCTGCGGCGCGTGGGGGCGCCCGAGGCGGGGCTGGGCGAGTATCTCTTCGACCGGCTCACCCTGGACGACAGCAGCTGA